In the Wyeomyia smithii strain HCP4-BCI-WySm-NY-G18 chromosome 2, ASM2978416v1, whole genome shotgun sequence genome, one interval contains:
- the LOC129725847 gene encoding uncharacterized protein LOC129725847, which yields MRNCPENVGILALEIIFPSQYVDQTELEVFDGVSAGKYTIGLGQSRMGFCSDREDVNSLCLTVVKNLLDRQNVPLSKIGRLEVGTETIVDKSKSVKSVLMQLFGPDGLTNLEGIDTKNACYGGTAALFNAVDWVESSSCKGRLALVVCADIAVYAQGSARPTGGAGAVAMLVGPNAPLVVERGLRATFMKHAYDFYKPDLSSEYPVVDGKLSIQCYLSALDNCYQLYRQQFAQSNPSAKEIDLEHFEAFIFHTPYCKLVQKSLARLGLNDFVLTSTDQRALKYPGFEQFEGVKLEETYFDREVEKAFMTYFTPVFNAKTKRSLHIANQVGNMYTPSVYGGLVSLLINSDDTELIGKKVGVFSYGSGLASTMYSIAITSNPQDLSSLKDQLSYVQPLLNARRKVSPEQFTKLMEIREANNHTAPYEPSGSIEALFPGTYYLKSVDKMHRRLYERVPPSENPNKPTNLPVETNHVHESLPTQSWPNNVGILALEVIFPSQYVDQTELEVYDGVSAGKYTIGLGQSRMGFCSDREDVNSLCLTVANNLLERHQISHSRIGRLEVGTETLVDKSKSVKTVLMKLFEEHGVSNLEGIDTTNACYGGTAALFNAVNWVESSSCKGRLALVVCADIAVYAEGTARPTGGAGAIAMLVGPNAPLTIDRGLRATFMKHAYDFYKPDLSSEYPVVDGKLSIQCYLSALDNCYQLYRELYAEQNPNASAINLSHFDAIVFHTPYCKLVQKSLARLGLNDFVLTPASQRAAVYPGFDQFQEVKLEETYFDRDVEKAFMTYFTPVFNAKTKASLHLANQVGNMYTPSVYGGLVSLLINSDVKELTGKKVGVFSYGSGLASSMYSISVSSNAETVATFKAHLNYVQPLLDSRQRVAPEEFTRLMEIREKNNHAAPYEPSGSVDVLFPGTYYLKTVDKMHRRSYDRTPTRTNCANCTS from the coding sequence ATGAGAAACTGTCCGGAGAATGTGGGAATCTTGGCGCTGGAGATTATCTTCCCGTCGCAGTATGTCGACCAGACGGAGCTGGAAGTATTTGATGGTGTGTCTGCTGGGAAGTACACAATCGGATTAGGCCAGAGCCGGATGGGATTCTGTTCCGATCGCGAAGATGTCAACTCGTTATGTTTGACAGTGGTGAAGAATCTGCTGGATCGTCAAAATGTTCCACTGTCTAAGATTGGCCGTCTGGAGGTAGGCACGGAAACCATCGTGGACAAGTCGAAAAGTGTGAAATCGGTGTTGATGCAATTATTTGGCCCAGACGGGTTGACCAATCTGGAAGGGATCGATACTAAAAATGCATGCTACGGAGGTACGGCAGCGCTGTTCAATGCTGTGGATTGGGTGGAATCTTCGAGCTGTAAAGGCCGATTAGCGCTGGTTGTTTGTGCTGATATTGCGGTGTATGCCCAGGGATCAGCACGTCCTACTGGAGGTGCAGGAGCTGTCGCCATGCTGGTAGGACCAAATGCTCCACTTGTTGTTGAGAGAGGACTTCGTGCAACTTTCATGAAACACGCGTATGATTTCTACAAACCAGACCTCAGTTCGGAATATCCAGTTGTAGATGGGAAACTTTCGATACAGTGTTATCTGAGTGCACTGGACAATTGTTATCAACTCTACAGGCAACAGTTCGCCCAAAGCAATCCCAGTGCGAAGGAAATTGATTTGGAACATTTTGAGGCCTTCATTTTTCACACGCCCTATTGTAAGCTTGTACAGAAATCTTTGGCACGACTAGGTTTGAACGATTTCGTTCTAACCTCTACTGATCAACGAGCACTGAAATATCCTGGCTTCGAGCAGTTTGAAGGTGTGAAGCTTGAGGAGACATATTTTGATCGAGAGGTAGAGAAGGCCTTCATGACTTATTTCACCCCAGTATTCAATGCGAAAACAAAACGATCTCTGCACATCGCTAACCAGGTAGGCAACATGTACACACCATCTGTGTACGGTGGTTTGGTATCACTGCTTATCAATAGTGACGATACGGAACTAATCGGCAAGAAGGTGGGTGTTTTTTCCTACGGATCTGGACTTGCTTCAACAATGTATTCAATTGCTATCACCTCCAATCCGCAAGATCTCAGCTCTCTGAAAGATCAGCTCAGCTATGTACAGCCGTTACTGAATGCCAGGCGCAAAGTTTCACCGGAACAGTTTACCAAGCTGATGGAAATCCGTGAAGCCAACAATCATACCGCACCCTATGAGCCATCAGGTAGTATTGAAGCGCTCTTTCCCGGTACTTATTACCTCAAATCAGTGGATAAAATGCATCGTCGGTTGTACGAACGTGTTCCACCGTCAGAAAACCCTAACAAGCCAACAAATCTACCCGTTGAGACCAACCACGTGCACGAAAGCTTGCCTACGCAATCGTGGCCCAACAATGTTGGCATTTTGGCGCTGGAAGTTATTTTCCCCTCGCAATACGTAGACCAAACTGAACTCGAAGTGTATGATGGTGTTTCCGCTGGGAAATATACGATCGGTTTAGGTCAGAGCCGGATGGGCTTTTGCTCCGATCGAGAAGATGTCAATTCACTATGTCTGACGGTGGCCAACAATCTGCTGGAACGTCATCAGATTTCCCACTCGCGAATTGGTCGGTTGGAAGTTGGAACCGAAACTTTGGTTGATAAATCGAAAAGTGTGAAGACAGTGCTAATGAAGTTGTTTGAAGAACACGGAGTGTCAAATTTGGAGGGAATCGACACAACGAACGCTTGCTACGGCGGAACTGCGGCCTTGTTTAATGCTGTGAACTGGGTCGAATCATCGAGCTGTAAAGGTCGGCTGGCACTTGTTGTTTGTGCGGATATTGCCGTATATGCAGAGGGGACAGCGCGGCCCACTGGTGGGGCCGGTGCAATCGCTATGCTAGTGGGACCGAATGCACCGTTGACCATTGATCGAGGACTTCGTGCCACTTTTATGAAGCATGCGTACGATTTTTACAAGCCAGATTTAAGCTCGGAATATCCGGTTGTCGATGGAAAACTATCCATACAGTGCTATCTGAGTGCGCTGGATAATTGCTACCAGCTGTACAGAGAGCTTTACGCTGAACAGAACCCGAACGCCAGTGCGATTAACCTAAGCCACTTTGATGCCATCGTTTTTCATACTCCGTACTGTAAATTGGTTCAGAAATCTCTGGCACGCCTTGGTTTGAATGATTTTGTTCTGACTCCGGCAAGTCAACGGGCAGCAGTTTACCCTGGATTCGACCAGTTTCAGGAGGTCAAACTCGAAGAAACGTATTTTGACCGGGACGTTGAAAAAGCTTTCATGACATATTTCACTCCAGTGTTCAACGCAAAAACGAAGGCCTCTCTGCATCTAGCCAATCAAGTTGGCAATATGTACACTCCATCCGTGTACGGAGGTTTAGTGTCACTTCTAATCAACAGTGACGTGAAGGAACTAACTGGTAAAAAGGTGGGTGTCTTCTCTTACGGTTCCGGTTTGGCGTCGTCGATGTACTCCATCTCCGTAAGCTCGAATGCAGAAACCGTCGCTACATTCAAGGCTCACCTCAACTACGTACAGCCACTGTTGGATTCCAGACAAAGAGTAGCACCCGAAGAATTTACTCGCTTGATGGAGATCCGTGAAAAGAACAACCACGCGGCCCCTTATGAACCGAGCGGATCGGTGGATGTCCTGTTTCCTGGAACGTACTATCTTAAGACGGTCGACAAAATGCACAGGCGCAGCTATGACCGTACTCCGACTAGGACGAATTGTGCCAATTGTACTTCCTAG